A part of Myxococcales bacterium genomic DNA contains:
- a CDS encoding histidine phosphatase family protein, translated as MKYPILKLLAGFLLFSSSLTFVRAHTVEIIAVRHGESLNNVLSQKKAPISFFISMFEQGDARARTETTFHNPVLSTEGRKQAIELNTILFPNNSDPGNIVSSPGKNTVLFVSPLNRTIQTALLVFGSIPFSAGVRMLANPLITEHRKSVSEDGFIDAARPINLFDLEIEKLEKNNHLSRSDKNSIQFHNWAHTFKESLKDCCDGKQWWPKGPVESEEDVGNRISLFKNELEKLPPNSRVLLVSHGTFLRALFFGLPEMKNKNYHIRNVGMLTGTFDTNTKEFVKDSIACFDPNKKMVASGLDPNAICFDKLARNESIVVDKGPVYEIDKSPPLLSQWQTRQLNIFKQDGLVGITWAEEGSTSVAKIKGAAQIVGATENCSIPSKWTKDRETLCLIIQRVKLDPKYGPLWEKIEEGTKWEILRLSWKNTNSDASKLLNGLFKN; from the coding sequence ATGAAATATCCTATACTCAAGCTCTTAGCTGGATTTTTATTGTTTAGCAGCTCACTAACCTTTGTTAGAGCTCATACTGTTGAAATAATTGCAGTACGTCATGGTGAATCGCTAAATAACGTGCTTTCACAAAAAAAAGCTCCTATCAGCTTTTTTATTTCAATGTTTGAGCAGGGGGATGCACGAGCTAGAACTGAAACAACTTTTCATAACCCTGTTCTTTCCACAGAAGGAAGAAAACAGGCAATCGAACTTAATACCATACTTTTTCCCAACAATAGCGATCCTGGAAACATCGTTTCATCGCCTGGAAAAAACACGGTGCTTTTTGTTTCACCATTAAACCGCACTATTCAAACTGCGCTTTTAGTTTTTGGCAGCATTCCTTTTTCTGCTGGAGTAAGGATGTTGGCGAACCCACTCATAACGGAGCACAGAAAATCAGTTTCCGAAGACGGGTTTATAGATGCTGCCCGCCCCATAAACCTCTTTGATCTTGAAATTGAAAAGCTTGAAAAAAACAACCATCTTTCGCGTAGCGATAAAAATTCGATTCAATTCCATAATTGGGCTCATACATTCAAGGAGAGTCTTAAAGATTGTTGCGATGGCAAACAATGGTGGCCAAAAGGTCCGGTAGAAAGTGAAGAAGACGTTGGAAATCGCATTTCGCTCTTTAAAAACGAGTTAGAAAAATTACCGCCAAATTCTCGAGTACTTCTTGTTTCTCATGGAACTTTCCTAAGAGCTCTATTTTTTGGTTTGCCAGAGATGAAAAACAAAAATTATCATATCCGAAACGTAGGGATGCTCACTGGCACGTTTGACACGAACACTAAAGAATTTGTCAAAGATTCTATCGCTTGTTTTGATCCCAATAAAAAAATGGTAGCCTCAGGCTTAGATCCAAATGCTATTTGCTTCGACAAATTGGCTCGAAACGAAAGTATTGTGGTCGATAAAGGGCCCGTCTACGAGATAGACAAGTCTCCTCCGCTTTTAAGCCAATGGCAGACTCGCCAGCTGAATATTTTTAAACAAGATGGTCTGGTTGGTATAACCTGGGCAGAAGAAGGCTCCACAAGTGTTGCTAAAATAAAAGGAGCAGCACAGATCGTAGGTGCTACAGAAAATTGCTCAATTCCTTCCAAGTGGACTAAAGATCGAGAGACACTATGTCTCATCATTCAGCGTGTAAAACTTGATCCAAAATACGGACCTCTCTGGGAAAAAATAGAGGAAGGTACAAAGTGGGAAATACTGCGCCTTAGTTGGAAAAACACTAACTCAGATGCATCAAAATTACTTAATGGGCTTTTTAAGAACTAA
- a CDS encoding RluA family pseudouridine synthase, which translates to MNDQEVLDRIIYRDAMILALNKPSGIPVHAANGGRHNLEQYFHLLQFGLPQKPHLAHRLDLGTSGCLVLARHAQSARRLLQLFSEGLVKKSYVAMVHGVVLADEGRIDVALSKQSPEKKHWWMKADVNGKFNALTEFSVIERYHDKTLLKLTPHTGRTHQLRVHCAYLGHPIIGDYIYGVDKEAERQKKLHLHAESIELPLYPKKEIIKINAPLPSHMSN; encoded by the coding sequence ATGAACGATCAAGAAGTACTCGATAGAATTATTTATCGAGATGCCATGATTTTAGCTCTTAACAAACCTTCAGGAATTCCGGTACATGCGGCTAATGGCGGCCGTCACAATCTTGAACAATATTTTCATCTCTTACAATTTGGTCTGCCACAAAAACCTCATCTGGCTCATCGCCTCGACTTGGGTACCAGCGGGTGTTTAGTTTTGGCTCGTCACGCTCAAAGCGCACGTAGACTTTTGCAATTATTTAGTGAAGGCCTGGTAAAAAAAAGCTATGTGGCCATGGTTCACGGTGTAGTTTTGGCCGATGAAGGTCGTATCGATGTCGCTTTAAGCAAACAATCCCCTGAAAAAAAACATTGGTGGATGAAGGCCGATGTCAACGGAAAATTCAATGCACTCACTGAGTTTTCAGTCATCGAGCGCTATCATGATAAAACTCTGCTCAAACTCACACCTCACACCGGAAGAACTCATCAGTTGCGTGTGCACTGTGCTTATTTGGGACATCCCATCATTGGTGATTATATCTATGGGGTTGATAAAGAGGCCGAAAGACAAAAAAAACTTCATCTTCACGCTGAATCTATAGAGCTCCCTCTATACCCAAAAAAAGAAATTATAAAAATTAATGCTCCACTACCGTCTCATATGAGCAATTAA
- the uvrA gene encoding excinuclease ABC subunit UvrA has translation MTGISNIRVKGARVHNLKNIDVCLPRDRLIVITGLSGSGKSSLAFDTIYAEGQRRYVESLSSYARQFLQLQDKPDVDLIEGLSPAISIEQKTTSKNPRSTVATVTEIYDYFRLLFARIGQPFCYQCGKPIAKKSASAICDSVMEMGEGKRISILSPIIRAKKGEHKAELSKLQKEGFVRVRVDGEVRYLEEDIELNAKTKHSIDLVVDRMEIRQSERSRIAEAIELALKKSGGMVIIVTYDGDKSSDELLSEHFGCIDCGISFPEIEPRMFSFNAPQGACSECNGLGNFLHFTEEKIIKNPKLSLLEGAISPYSANVKGYYYQQALSVAEAYGGSLDVPWNKLAKKVRDVILFGSDRRVEFVFKGEKSRRTHRFNRVYEGLVNQLQRRFAETDNETIREELENYMSRDVCPACLGARVCKEARAVKIDGQAIHSVTALSINDALQFFAQLKIESKYHVIADPILKEVRARLSFLEAVGLGYLTLNRTARTLSGGEAQRIRLATQIGSALVGVLYVLDEPSIGLHQRDNEKLLNTLKNLRDIGNTVLVVEHDEDTILAADYVVDMGPGAGHQGGEVVAHGKPSAISKNKNSLTGQYLSRKISIHTPESRREGSKKFITIKNAHGNNLQGVDLSIPLGVMTAITGVSGSGKSSLIIDTLYAELSRYFYGSGADVLPHDGIDGLKFIDKVIDIDQSPIGRTPRSNPVTYTGVFDIIRNLFAQLPESQMRGFSAGRFSFNVKGGRCEACKGGGVVRIEMNFLPDVYVVCDECKGKRFNRETLAVVYKEKSIADILEMTVSEALAFFSAVPQIKKKLETLERVGLGYIHLGQQATTLSGGEAQRIKLSKELAKRATGKTLYILDEPTTGLHFHDVKQLLSVLDELVEQGNSVVVIEHNLDVVKFCDHVIDLGPEGGSGGGKIVVDGTPEEVSRHKTSHTGRFLRELFKREKTK, from the coding sequence ATGACAGGCATATCGAACATACGAGTGAAAGGTGCACGAGTTCATAACTTAAAAAATATCGATGTCTGTCTTCCTCGCGATCGATTGATTGTGATTACAGGATTATCGGGTTCTGGCAAGAGTTCTTTGGCTTTTGATACGATTTATGCAGAAGGTCAAAGACGATATGTCGAATCCCTTTCGAGTTATGCTCGCCAGTTTTTACAGCTTCAAGATAAACCCGATGTTGATCTGATAGAAGGTCTATCCCCAGCAATCAGCATCGAACAAAAAACTACCAGTAAAAATCCTCGCTCAACGGTAGCTACCGTCACAGAAATTTATGATTATTTCCGTTTGCTTTTTGCTCGCATCGGCCAGCCTTTTTGTTATCAGTGTGGCAAGCCAATCGCTAAAAAATCAGCCAGCGCCATTTGTGACAGCGTGATGGAAATGGGCGAAGGAAAGCGCATCAGTATTTTATCGCCTATTATTCGTGCCAAAAAAGGTGAGCATAAGGCTGAGCTTTCTAAATTGCAAAAAGAAGGTTTTGTGCGCGTGAGGGTCGATGGTGAAGTGCGCTATTTGGAAGAAGATATCGAGCTCAACGCCAAAACCAAACACTCTATCGATCTGGTGGTGGATCGTATGGAGATTCGTCAATCGGAGCGTTCTCGTATTGCCGAAGCCATTGAGCTTGCCCTCAAAAAATCGGGCGGAATGGTTATCATCGTCACTTACGATGGAGATAAAAGCAGTGATGAACTTTTGAGCGAGCATTTTGGCTGTATCGACTGCGGAATTTCTTTTCCGGAAATTGAGCCCAGAATGTTTTCTTTCAACGCACCTCAAGGAGCGTGTTCTGAATGCAATGGTTTGGGAAATTTTCTACATTTTACTGAAGAAAAAATAATTAAAAACCCAAAACTTTCTTTGCTTGAAGGCGCTATCTCGCCTTATTCGGCCAATGTTAAAGGCTATTATTATCAGCAAGCTTTATCGGTGGCTGAAGCTTACGGCGGATCCTTGGACGTACCTTGGAATAAGTTAGCCAAAAAAGTGAGGGATGTAATTTTATTTGGCAGTGATAGGCGCGTTGAATTTGTTTTTAAAGGTGAAAAAAGTCGCAGAACGCATCGCTTTAATCGTGTCTATGAAGGGTTGGTTAACCAACTTCAGCGCAGATTTGCCGAGACAGACAATGAAACTATTCGAGAAGAACTTGAAAATTATATGAGTCGCGACGTTTGCCCTGCATGTCTAGGGGCGCGTGTTTGTAAAGAAGCTCGAGCGGTAAAGATCGACGGTCAAGCCATTCATAGTGTTACGGCCTTATCGATCAATGATGCGCTTCAATTTTTTGCTCAACTTAAAATTGAGAGCAAGTATCACGTGATTGCCGATCCAATTCTCAAAGAAGTGCGTGCCCGACTTTCGTTTTTAGAAGCAGTTGGGCTTGGCTATTTGACCCTCAACCGAACTGCTCGAACTTTGTCCGGTGGTGAGGCGCAGCGTATTCGATTGGCCACACAAATTGGTTCTGCTTTGGTTGGGGTGCTCTATGTGCTCGATGAGCCCAGCATTGGTTTACACCAACGAGATAATGAAAAATTGCTCAACACGCTGAAAAATTTGCGCGACATCGGTAACACCGTTTTGGTGGTGGAGCACGATGAAGATACCATTTTAGCAGCAGATTATGTAGTAGATATGGGGCCAGGAGCGGGGCATCAAGGCGGTGAAGTGGTAGCACATGGAAAACCAAGCGCCATCAGTAAGAATAAAAATTCACTGACCGGACAATATTTAAGTCGAAAAATTTCTATTCATACCCCTGAGTCTCGGCGCGAAGGAAGTAAAAAATTTATCACGATCAAAAATGCTCACGGAAATAATTTACAAGGAGTTGATCTATCTATTCCTTTGGGAGTTATGACGGCTATCACCGGTGTTTCAGGATCAGGAAAAAGTTCTCTCATCATTGATACGCTCTATGCTGAATTATCTCGTTATTTTTATGGCAGCGGAGCAGATGTTTTACCTCACGATGGTATCGATGGACTGAAATTTATCGACAAGGTGATCGATATTGATCAATCTCCCATTGGCCGCACGCCCCGTTCAAATCCGGTGACCTATACCGGAGTTTTTGATATTATTCGAAATTTATTTGCTCAACTTCCTGAATCGCAAATGCGAGGATTTAGTGCTGGGCGCTTTTCATTCAATGTGAAAGGTGGTCGCTGTGAAGCGTGTAAAGGCGGGGGCGTTGTTCGCATTGAAATGAACTTTTTGCCAGACGTCTATGTCGTGTGCGATGAGTGCAAAGGAAAGCGTTTTAATCGCGAGACTTTGGCTGTTGTCTATAAAGAAAAATCTATTGCCGATATTTTAGAGATGACGGTTTCTGAGGCATTGGCATTTTTTAGTGCAGTGCCACAGATCAAGAAAAAATTAGAAACGCTCGAGAGGGTTGGTTTGGGTTACATTCATTTAGGGCAGCAAGCGACAACCTTGTCTGGCGGTGAAGCCCAAAGAATAAAGTTGAGCAAAGAGCTTGCCAAACGGGCCACCGGAAAAACTCTCTACATTCTCGATGAACCGACAACCGGGCTTCACTTTCATGATGTCAAACAATTGCTCTCGGTACTCGATGAGTTGGTAGAGCAGGGCAATAGTGTTGTGGTTATTGAACATAATCTCGACGTAGTTAAATTTTGCGATCATGTGATCGATTTAGGTCCCGAAGGTGGATCGGGTGGCGGTAAGATTGTTGTTGATGGAACACCAGAGGAAGTCAGTCGCCATAAAACGAGTCATACTGGAAGGTTTCTGCGTGAACTATTTAAGCGCGAGAAAACCAAATAA
- a CDS encoding alkaline phosphatase, with amino-acid sequence MKKCLATIVFAVIVLTSCSSVRMISSQQKWHYSQQPKNIIFMIVDGMGFEYVKAARIYNGQQNLAYEKFPCSSQVTTCAVDGADIDGVCVKDSPHITDSAAGATAMATGVKVKNGVVSKNSAYQHTDIESILEIAKRQGKSTGIIATKLFTDATPAAFVAHTEHRTMTEEILRDIFQGSLPNLILGADTPDHRQAARNSLAKYSMVHTADTLKSLADTIEQGNNCTNKDCPYVYGGFGQYEMIPGKFSLKTGLPLEITPAETFAEYKIPHLSQMTDAALKILKKNDNGFFLMVESSLTDMIGHNNKFIDASKESPSAIVALIQEMREMERTAKVLENFVQDNPDTLVVLTADHETGGLVIEEDKTQCLGSQGCIPSVRWTSANYDDNPKSVAQHTGVNVPLYAIGRGAEKFCRDMINNSDLKAMALGR; translated from the coding sequence ATGAAAAAATGTTTAGCCACGATTGTGTTTGCTGTGATTGTGCTTACCTCTTGCAGTAGCGTGCGAATGATATCTTCACAACAAAAATGGCATTACTCGCAACAGCCCAAAAATATTATTTTTATGATTGTGGATGGCATGGGTTTTGAATATGTCAAAGCAGCGCGCATTTATAATGGACAGCAAAATTTGGCCTATGAAAAATTTCCTTGTTCATCTCAGGTTACCACCTGTGCTGTTGATGGCGCTGATATCGATGGTGTTTGCGTAAAGGATTCTCCCCACATAACCGATAGTGCGGCGGGAGCTACCGCCATGGCCACTGGAGTAAAAGTCAAAAATGGTGTGGTGAGCAAGAACAGCGCTTATCAACATACCGATATTGAAAGCATTTTAGAAATTGCCAAGCGCCAGGGCAAAAGCACAGGCATTATTGCTACCAAGCTTTTTACCGATGCTACCCCAGCAGCTTTTGTTGCTCACACTGAACATAGAACAATGACCGAAGAAATTTTGCGCGATATATTTCAAGGATCTTTGCCCAATTTAATTTTGGGAGCCGATACTCCTGATCATCGCCAAGCGGCGCGAAATTCTTTAGCAAAATATTCCATGGTGCATACCGCTGATACTCTTAAAAGTCTTGCTGATACCATTGAGCAAGGAAATAATTGCACTAATAAAGATTGCCCCTACGTTTATGGTGGCTTTGGACAATATGAGATGATACCAGGAAAATTTTCCCTAAAAACCGGTTTGCCTTTGGAAATAACGCCGGCTGAAACATTTGCCGAATACAAGATTCCTCACTTATCGCAGATGACCGATGCTGCACTTAAAATACTCAAAAAAAATGACAATGGATTTTTTCTGATGGTGGAAAGTTCTCTGACCGATATGATTGGTCATAATAATAAATTTATCGATGCCAGCAAAGAATCTCCATCGGCCATAGTTGCATTGATTCAAGAGATGCGAGAAATGGAACGCACCGCCAAAGTTTTAGAAAATTTTGTGCAGGATAATCCCGATACCCTGGTTGTTTTGACTGCCGATCATGAAACAGGTGGATTGGTGATTGAAGAAGATAAAACACAATGTCTCGGCAGCCAGGGCTGTATTCCTTCTGTGCGTTGGACATCGGCCAATTACGATGATAATCCAAAGAGTGTCGCTCAGCATACCGGTGTGAATGTTCCTTTGTATGCCATAGGCAGGGGGGCGGAAAAATTTTGTCGCGATATGATCAATAATAGCGATCTTAAAGCTATGGCCTTAGGACGATGA
- a CDS encoding phosphatidylserine/phosphatidylglycerophosphate/cardiolipin synthase family protein, whose amino-acid sequence MIYLPRFYLFFLLIYTFSLRAEKNSDFEYLVSVKNYIEDNDKYKSSKSEWVKAVLGDNLEKNNLSFHFSKIQSKNSAFLTEKFHKELDQISGSELTANNSFQMLYNGQSFAKKMELIKGAKNSIYISYLQIVCDQAGLEMFRALDDAVLRGVDVKVLLNGDLTYSKYQLATLEGSCAALSDTRYFTKKLFGKEMELLNLRPNVFYTSQGKLYSLSRGLTGQKGTWLHDKIMVVDLKYGITGGQNVSSGWANSNGKDENFRDTDILVQGPVVYQMAQRIIDLFVKDENGDFKNQSQMDVYRKLVSKKINESRAMGLSGARNYEKWFRENRQGLCRFVGQNPRLNSFEVLESYKHYVRHANNYIYAEIPQVDMLDKDDKIRTELLLDMLGAKKQRGVQIHILTNGNGFVDSTILPSSGPFNILKSMQESFGYNPLGKKTAISTAKALFDSVNMSGFNIYIYPHWTHGKIWNFDGIAASIGSFNFDSSATTWTESVLLCQDENLMSELIEEQQGLIRYSSKMETPNIVPKQKDLKK is encoded by the coding sequence ATGATTTATTTGCCTAGATTTTATTTGTTTTTTTTATTGATTTATACCTTTTCTTTGAGGGCTGAAAAAAATAGCGATTTTGAATATTTAGTTAGTGTTAAAAATTATATTGAAGATAACGATAAATACAAGAGTTCAAAAAGTGAGTGGGTAAAAGCTGTTCTTGGTGATAATTTAGAAAAAAATAATCTAAGCTTTCATTTTTCCAAAATTCAGAGCAAAAATTCGGCTTTTTTGACTGAAAAATTTCACAAGGAACTAGACCAAATTTCTGGCTCAGAACTTACTGCCAACAATAGTTTTCAAATGCTTTATAATGGTCAATCTTTTGCCAAAAAAATGGAATTAATTAAAGGCGCTAAGAATTCGATTTATATCTCTTATTTGCAAATCGTTTGTGATCAAGCAGGCTTAGAAATGTTTAGAGCTTTGGATGATGCGGTTCTGCGCGGCGTTGACGTTAAAGTGCTTCTAAACGGCGATTTAACTTATAGCAAGTATCAATTGGCTACGCTTGAGGGAAGTTGTGCTGCGCTGAGTGACACTCGATACTTTACGAAAAAACTATTTGGGAAAGAAATGGAACTTTTAAATCTTCGTCCCAATGTTTTTTATACATCGCAAGGGAAATTATATAGTTTGTCTCGCGGACTCACAGGTCAAAAAGGAACCTGGCTTCATGACAAAATTATGGTGGTTGATCTCAAATATGGAATCACCGGTGGTCAAAATGTTTCTTCGGGATGGGCCAATTCCAATGGAAAGGATGAAAACTTTCGCGATACTGATATTCTCGTCCAAGGTCCGGTCGTTTATCAGATGGCACAAAGAATAATAGACCTATTTGTAAAGGATGAAAATGGAGATTTTAAGAACCAAAGCCAAATGGATGTATATCGTAAATTGGTTTCTAAAAAAATCAATGAAAGTCGGGCTATGGGATTAAGCGGAGCAAGAAACTATGAAAAATGGTTTAGAGAGAACAGGCAGGGGCTTTGCCGATTTGTGGGCCAAAATCCAAGACTAAATTCATTTGAGGTTCTAGAGTCTTACAAACATTATGTGCGGCATGCAAATAATTATATTTACGCTGAAATTCCACAGGTAGATATGCTTGATAAAGACGATAAAATAAGGACAGAATTGTTGCTCGATATGCTAGGAGCAAAAAAACAGCGTGGTGTGCAAATTCACATTCTAACTAATGGAAATGGTTTTGTTGATTCGACAATTTTACCCAGTTCAGGACCCTTTAACATACTTAAGTCCATGCAAGAATCTTTTGGCTACAATCCTCTTGGTAAAAAAACTGCAATATCGACGGCCAAAGCATTATTTGACTCGGTCAATATGAGTGGTTTTAACATCTATATTTATCCGCATTGGACTCACGGCAAAATATGGAATTTCGATGGTATAGCCGCATCAATTGGAAGTTTTAACTTTGATTCATCGGCAACTACGTGGACCGAATCAGTTCTGCTTTGTCAGGATGAAAACTTGATGTCAGAGTTAATTGAAGAGCAGCAAGGGCTTATTCGCTACTCTTCTAAAATGGAAACGCCAAATATAGTTCCTAAGCAAAAAGATTTAAAAAAATAA
- a CDS encoding ATP-grasp domain-containing protein: MSHNIIILFGGESNERLVSVASAQYLARALKHALLWYWHKNGTLYQVESAELLAHKNPFTEEFSPSKSLIFRNIVDAINSDAAQDHVFILALHGGSGENGSIQELLEKANRAYTGSDAKSSRVAFDKLATKKALDNFPIKMAAQHLLDGNNANSLEKQLTDFMDEFGAIVVKPSCGGSSLGCSIVKIKAQFEKVIEEILKNPQEIYFCEQMIDGRELSVGVIETLANELTPLPVTEICVDKSRCFDYQGKYLGAGSKEITPADIPQNIALEAQRLAAAAHRALSLYGYSRTDIIVNDKGLYFLEINTLPGLSQRSFIPQQLAAAHISATEFLHQQIKLAQLRQQFCK; this comes from the coding sequence ATGAGCCACAATATCATTATATTATTTGGTGGTGAATCCAATGAACGATTGGTTTCTGTCGCATCAGCACAGTATTTAGCGAGAGCACTTAAACACGCTCTCCTGTGGTATTGGCATAAAAATGGCACACTCTATCAGGTGGAATCTGCTGAACTCTTAGCACATAAAAATCCTTTCACCGAAGAATTCTCCCCTTCTAAGTCATTGATTTTCAGAAATATTGTAGATGCCATCAACAGCGATGCAGCACAAGATCATGTCTTTATTTTGGCACTCCACGGCGGCAGTGGAGAAAACGGCTCTATACAAGAACTCCTAGAAAAAGCCAACCGCGCTTACACTGGCTCTGATGCCAAAAGCTCTCGTGTCGCTTTTGATAAGTTAGCAACCAAAAAAGCGCTGGATAATTTCCCAATAAAAATGGCTGCTCAACATCTGTTGGACGGCAATAACGCCAACAGTCTCGAAAAACAACTCACTGATTTCATGGATGAATTTGGCGCAATAGTAGTAAAGCCAAGCTGTGGGGGCTCTTCTTTAGGCTGCTCCATAGTAAAAATAAAAGCGCAGTTCGAGAAGGTGATTGAAGAAATTTTAAAAAATCCTCAAGAAATTTATTTTTGCGAACAAATGATTGATGGGCGCGAATTGAGCGTTGGTGTGATTGAAACTTTGGCTAACGAGCTAACTCCCCTACCTGTCACAGAAATTTGTGTAGATAAAAGCCGTTGCTTTGACTATCAGGGCAAATATTTAGGAGCTGGGAGCAAAGAAATTACCCCAGCAGATATTCCTCAAAATATAGCGTTGGAAGCTCAAAGATTAGCAGCTGCTGCCCACCGCGCCCTCTCTTTGTACGGCTATTCGCGCACAGATATTATCGTGAACGATAAGGGCTTATATTTTTTGGAAATCAATACCTTACCTGGCCTGTCTCAGCGCTCATTTATTCCCCAACAGCTAGCTGCTGCTCACATAAGCGCTACTGAATTTTTGCATCAACAGATAAAACTTGCCCAACTTCGCCAGCAGTTTTGCAAGTGA
- a CDS encoding Fic family protein yields MKANENGDILCFPSQEYKRTWEFDAPQEESSVFDRELSDLAWNFILEEFFSLENNPIDKLLAEGAADFEKNIKFIHTYFLGQGYLSEFRNFKDGTEIIRLNFEFPSKYGEWESYLKAHQPENLQSFYNFMKTVDNIVAEMKKAYPQVTQKNLKDIEKLSIEEKIGLSFELVMMSNRSHEFDFLKKNFFYIPTLSQEDFSKKISKLRKKVLTKLKQDPIHAAAYFHVEFVNLHPFKDGNGRTARAIMNIILMGSGIDAVAFPSNREYMEACFAASEQKSEVAFENFLRKIILEQKENANELEQVSQVLERCEDQCQEMIDDKILF; encoded by the coding sequence ATGAAGGCTAACGAAAATGGTGATATTTTATGCTTCCCTTCTCAGGAATATAAGAGGACTTGGGAATTTGATGCCCCTCAAGAAGAAAGTAGTGTGTTCGATCGAGAATTATCTGATTTAGCTTGGAACTTCATCTTAGAAGAATTTTTTAGCTTGGAAAATAATCCAATTGATAAACTATTAGCAGAAGGAGCAGCTGATTTTGAAAAAAATATAAAGTTCATCCATACTTATTTTCTTGGGCAAGGCTATTTAAGTGAATTTAGAAACTTTAAAGATGGTACGGAGATTATTAGACTTAATTTTGAATTTCCAAGTAAGTATGGCGAGTGGGAAAGCTATCTTAAGGCTCATCAGCCAGAAAATTTACAATCGTTCTATAACTTTATGAAGACTGTAGATAATATCGTTGCTGAAATGAAAAAAGCTTATCCCCAAGTCACCCAAAAAAATCTTAAAGACATAGAAAAACTAAGTATTGAAGAAAAAATAGGGCTATCATTCGAGCTCGTGATGATGAGCAATCGTAGTCATGAATTTGACTTTTTAAAGAAGAATTTTTTCTATATCCCAACCCTTTCACAAGAAGATTTTAGTAAGAAAATCTCTAAGTTAAGGAAAAAAGTTTTAACCAAACTTAAACAGGATCCAATTCATGCGGCAGCATATTTTCACGTGGAGTTCGTCAATTTACATCCATTTAAAGATGGCAATGGAAGAACTGCTAGAGCCATAATGAATATTATTTTGATGGGCTCAGGTATTGATGCAGTTGCCTTCCCCTCAAACCGTGAATATATGGAAGCTTGTTTTGCAGCTAGTGAGCAGAAATCAGAAGTTGCATTCGAAAATTTTTTGCGAAAGATTATTTTAGAGCAAAAAGAAAACGCAAATGAGCTGGAGCAGGTATCACAAGTTTTAGAGCGATGTGAAGATCAATGCCAAGAAATGATTGATGACAAAATCTTATTTTAG